AACAACTTCTCCACAATTAAGGCAAAAAGTAAAAATTTTGTTCGAATACGTAGATATGGTTAATTTTTTATCTAACGGTTTGATTGGTATGAAGTCGGTACCCTCGGCAAATTCTGTACCATTACACTTAGGGCAATTCTCATTCATCAACGCCATCTCCCCTTTCTTTTTACTAATATTATTTACGTTGGTAACCAAAAGTTAGATTCAACAATTTTTCTTTATAGAAAGGCTCTGTTAAACGATACTGTTGATATGTATACATTTCGCTTGTGGCGGACGCTTTCCGCGGGCAAGCCGCAAGCCGCTTCCCTCGCTACGCTCAAGTATGGGTCTTGCTTGGCTTGCTGTTTTCGCTGAGAGTCGCCGCCTTTCGCTTCATGTAAATAACATGCTAAAAATCAACAACATATACATAGCCTATAAAAAAAGAGGGCGTAATCGAAACGCCCTCTATACGATTGACTTTTTTCGCTGAAGCCATTTGTAAATAAGGAAGACGGCAATAATCACCACTCCACCGACAACCGTGAGAAGCGTAAAGTTTTCCTCGATAAATGGCTTTGCTTTCGCACCAAGCGTTAAGATAATGATTGCTTCTAGGAAAAATCGTATGCCGCGTCCTATGACCGACCAGAAAACTAATGTACGAATTTTAATGTTCGAAATCCCTGAAAAAATCGTAAATACTTTATAAGGAATCGGGGTGAGTCCCGCAATTAAAATAGCCATCGAACCGTACTTTTGAAAATAGTCTTCTACTTTCACAATCCGCTCTTCGGAAATGATATACCGTAATACTGGTCGCCCTAGTTTTTTACCAATATACCAACCTAAGAGTGCCCCAAGGACAGAGGCAACCGTCGTGATAAACGCAAACCATAATGCTTTTTCCGGCTGGGCTAAGCTAATCGGAATGAGCAACACATCCGGAGGAATTGGAAAGAACGATGAATCCGCAAAAGAAACGAAAAATAGTCCGATGACACCAAACTCTAATAACCATTGTTCAATGTGATGAATCAACTCTGACATATGTTAAAAAATCTCCTTTTACTCTCGTTTTTGTTCATGAGAAGTATATCATCTTTTAATCAAAGCGTCACCTACAGTTCATATCGGAAAAAAGAGATGTAAAGGGCTTTACATCTCATTTGGTGCTTGAATGCGTAACAATCGAAGGCCTTCTGCTAAAACAATGGTGACGGCCTTCACAAGTGCCAGACGGGAAGGAAGCTCCTCATCGTTTGCAAGAATGCGAACTTTCCCATAATATTTGTTGAATGCCTGTGCCAGCTGGATCACGTATTTCGCGATTAAATGTGGAGCCAGTTGTTTGTACGCTTCTTCAATTACAACTGGGAAGGACTGAAGAAGTTTTACTATTTCCCAACTATCCTCATCAGATAATCCAGTATATTCATAGGAGGCCAACGAATGTTTCCGTAAAAGGGAATGGGCACGCGCATGTGTATATTGGACATACGGACCTGTTTCTCCTTCAAAATGAAGCATATCTTCTAATGAAAATTCGATGGAGTTCATTCGATCGCTTTTTAAATCGTGAAAGACGATCGCGCCAACTCCTACCGCTTTGGCCACTTTTTCTTTGTTCGGTAAATGCGGGTTTTTCCTTTCGATGTTTTCTTTCGCTAATTGGATGGCTTCGTGTAACACCTCTTCTAATAATATGACTCGTCCTTTTCGAGTAGACATCTTTTTCCCATCTTTTAAATACAAGCCGAACGGGACGTGAACCATGTTTTTCGCCCAGTCGAATCCGAGCTTTTTTAACACCGCAAAAATTTGTTAAAAATGTATGGATTGTTCATGACCGACGACATAAATGGCTTGGTCGAACTTATATTCACGTTGACGATAGAGTGCGGCAGCCAAGTCTCGGGTGGCATATAACGTAGCTCCATCTGACTTTTTAATTAAGCACGGTGGCAGCTGTTCATCCGCTAAATCAACGACCTCGGCTCCGTCCGATAACACAAGCAATTGATGCTGTTTTAGTAATTCGATGACTTCTTCCATTTTATCGTTATAAAAAGCTTCTCCGTGATACGAATCGAAGGAGACGTTTAACAGCTCATAGATTTGCTTAAATGCTTGTAACGACTCATCTCGAAACCATTTCCATAATAGTAGTGCCTCCTCATCTCCATCCTCTAATGCTTTAAACGTTTTTCGTGCTACATCTTCTAGGCTCTTATCTTTAGCTGCTTCATCGTGAAAACGTACATACAATTGAAACAGGGAGGCAATTGGCTTTTCCTTTACTTCCGCTTCATTTCCCCACAGGCGATACGCGGTAATGAGCTTTCCAAATTGTGTCCCCCAATCCCCAAGGTGATTAATTTTTACCGTACGGAATCCACATTTTTCAGCAAGGAGGGCAATGGATTGACCGATAACAGTTGAGCGTAGATGTCCCATGGAAAATGGTTTTGCAATATTAGGTGAAGACATATCAATGACGACGGTTTTGTTTTGGCCAAACGTATGCGAACCGTATCTATGTTGCTCTTGTAAAATCGTGTTCACGACTGAATTTCCAACCGACTTATCGAAAAAGACATTCACGTACGGACCGACGGCTTCTACTTTTTTAAAGAGAGGAGAGGTGAGCTTGCTAGCAATCATTTTGGCAATGTCGGCCGGTGATTGACGGAACTCTTTTGCTAACTGAAAACATGGAAAGGCGACATCGCCATGCGACAACTGCTTCGGTGTTTCAATCAACGATTCAATTTTATCTTTTGTCCAATGATCAGGTAAAACTTCGGCTAATTGTTCAGCGAATAAGACGTGTAAGTTCATAAACAAACGCTCCCTTTCTTTTCGTAAATAAAAAAGCTCGCCTCTTCAGAAAGAGACGAGCATACTCTCGCGGTGCCACTCTTTTTGCCATCTTGAGAAAAGATGACCACTTGACAAGTGATAACGGGTTGTACCGTCTGACCCTACTACTGGTTCGGACCAGCATCTCCGAAGTGCGCTTCATGAATAGGTTCATACTAGGCTTCCACCATCCCTAGCTCGCTCTTAATCCCCTATTCACTACTCTCTTCTTCACCGATGTTTCCCTATTGTTTCCATTTATTATACTCATTTGGTTGAAAAAAACAAGTGAATTATATACTTAACACCCGATTTTCTTCTGAAGCGAATAAGTACGAATGATGGTAATAGCGGATACTAAAAATAATGCCCATAGCTAGCATATTCCCCATCAATGAACTTCCGCCGTAACTAATAAAAGGGAGAGGGATTCCCGTAATTGGGAGTACTTGTATCGTCATGCCGATATTTTGAAAGACATGGAACGTTGTCATGCAAATAATACCGGCACAGACGTACGAATTAAAAGGATCGTTCGTATCAAGGGCGATCCTTGTCATATGATAAATGAGGAAAAAGTATAAACAAATGACGAGGCTTCCACCGATAAAACCATATTCTTCACCGATGACACTAAAAATAAAGTCGGTATGGTTTTCGGGAACATATACTTCGCGTTCTTTAAATCCTTTTCCAACAATCTCTCCGGAACCAATAGCTGTTAATGAGCGAACTAAATTAAACCCTTCTAATTGTTGATAATCGTATGGATTAAGCCAAGAATAAATCCGCGCGATTTGATAAGAATCAAGATACTTCTCCAATAAATGAGGAGCATAAAGAGCAATGAAAATGACACATCCAACGAAAAGAGAGGCCGTCATAAACAAAGGAAGTAGGATTTTCCATGTAATACCCGATACGAGCAGTAGCCCACTGGTAATCGCAACAATAACCATACTCGTTCCTAAATCCGGCTGCATCATAATAAATCCAAGCGGAATAAGTACGGTCACCCCAATTTTTACAAGTAAGATCATATCGGTTTGCCATGTTTTCTCCGGATAACGTTCATGGTGCTTCATAATTAATCGACTAACCGCTAAAATTAGAAACGTCTTCATAAACTCTGAAGGTTGAATCGATCCAATATGTTCGAACGTAAACCAACTTTTCGCCCCGTTTCGTGTTTCAGCGATACTGTCTGGAGCTACGTGGAGCAAGGCTAGGGACAACACACCGAAAATATAGAGAATCCATGAAAGACGTTTATATTGATCAGGATCGAAGAGCATGGCACTACAGATAATTCCAAAACCTACTACATACCAAACGACTTGGCGTAAAACGAAATTCGTATGATAAGGACTAGTAATTTGGGCGCTCGCAATGGCTAAACAACTAATGATGAAAAATAATAGCAGGATAAACGCCAACGTCCAGTCAAAACGGCTTGCTGATTGTTTTTGTTCCATAACCATAACCTCTTAATGGTAATATATTTCCTTTTTACTGTATCAAATTAAGTCTCAACTAACAATCATTTCCAATAAAAAAGAAGGAACGACGGATGTCATTCCTTCGAGCTATGAGTAGATTTCCGTTTTGGCAAGAGATAAGGGCGTTTGGGGCTCTTGCGTCATACTCTTTTTCTTTACTTCAATATATTTAATATGGTGCTCTTCCATTTTGATAATTTTGAAATCGTATTGATCGATTTCGATAATGTCTCCTTCTTTCGCATCGTAATTTCGGGTTAACACCCATCCGCCAATTGTATCTACATCTTCGTCTTCGATATGAATGTTTAACAATTCATTCACTTCGTTTACAAGCACTTTGGAGTCTAATATATAGTGACCTTCCTTTACTTTACGGATATGGGGTACTTCATCCATATCAAATTCGTCCCGAATCTCACCGACGATTTCTTCAATGATATCTTCAACGGTGACGAGTCCCGAGGTACCACCGTATTCGTCCATTAAGATGGCCATATGAATACGTTCCTTTTGCATTTTCAACAAGAGGTCATGGATGGGAATCGTATCAATGACCCGAATAATAGGGCGGATGTAATCTTCAATCGTCTTTGTCGAACGGTCTTTTACATTCAAAATATCGGTTAAAACTTCTTTCACGTTGACAAGGCCAATGACATGGTCTTTGTCTCCATCGATAATCGGATAGCGTGTAAATTTTTCTTCTGTAACGACTTGTAAGAAGGTTTCAAACGTATCGTCTTTCGATAAAGAAATAATTTCGGTACGTGGTACCATAATTTCTTTAGCGATACGATCATCGAATTCAAAAATTTTGTTCACGTATTTATATTCAGACTGATTGATTTCTCCGCTTTTGTAGCTTTCAGACAAAATAATTCGTAATTCTTCTTCTGAATGCGCTAATTCGTGTTCAGATGCTGGCTTCAAGCCAAACACTTTTGTCACGAGTCGAGCCGCACTGTTTAACGACCAAATAATGGGATACATGATTCGGTAAAACCAAATGAGTGGTCGTGCGACCAATAAACTAATGGATTCCGCTTTTTGAATCGCCATTGTTTTTGGCGCTAGTTCACCAAC
The sequence above is a segment of the Bacillus sp. (in: firmicutes) genome. Coding sequences within it:
- a CDS encoding rod shape-determining protein RodA, with translation MEQKQSASRFDWTLAFILLLFFIISCLAIASAQITSPYHTNFVLRQVVWYVVGFGIICSAMLFDPDQYKRLSWILYIFGVLSLALLHVAPDSIAETRNGAKSWFTFEHIGSIQPSEFMKTFLILAVSRLIMKHHERYPEKTWQTDMILLVKIGVTVLIPLGFIMMQPDLGTSMVIVAITSGLLLVSGITWKILLPLFMTASLFVGCVIFIALYAPHLLEKYLDSYQIARIYSWLNPYDYQQLEGFNLVRSLTAIGSGEIVGKGFKEREVYVPENHTDFIFSVIGEEYGFIGGSLVICLYFFLIYHMTRIALDTNDPFNSYVCAGIICMTTFHVFQNIGMTIQVLPITGIPLPFISYGGSSLMGNMLAMGIIFSIRYYHHSYLFASEENRVLSI
- a CDS encoding HlyC/CorC family transporter, producing the protein MVLVAILIAFTAFFVASEFAIVKVRSSRIDQLIEEGHKNAVAAKKVITNLDEYLSACQLGITITALGLGWIGEPAVANLLEPLFLRWGIASSLAHVISFAIAFSTITFLHVVVGELAPKTMAIQKAESISLLVARPLIWFYRIMYPIIWSLNSAARLVTKVFGLKPASEHELAHSEEELRIILSESYKSGEINQSEYKYVNKIFEFDDRIAKEIMVPRTEIISLSKDDTFETFLQVVTEEKFTRYPIIDGDKDHVIGLVNVKEVLTDILNVKDRSTKTIEDYIRPIIRVIDTIPIHDLLLKMQKERIHMAILMDEYGGTSGLVTVEDIIEEIVGEIRDEFDMDEVPHIRKVKEGHYILDSKVLVNEVNELLNIHIEDEDVDTIGGWVLTRNYDAKEGDIIEIDQYDFKIIKMEEHHIKYIEVKKKSMTQEPQTPLSLAKTEIYS
- a CDS encoding DedA family protein, yielding MSELIHHIEQWLLEFGVIGLFFVSFADSSFFPIPPDVLLIPISLAQPEKALWFAFITTVASVLGALLGWYIGKKLGRPVLRYIISEERIVKVEDYFQKYGSMAILIAGLTPIPYKVFTIFSGISNIKIRTLVFWSVIGRGIRFFLEAIIILTLGAKAKPFIEENFTLLTVVGGVVIIAVFLIYKWLQRKKSIV